The following coding sequences are from one Chanos chanos chromosome 12, fChaCha1.1, whole genome shotgun sequence window:
- the sem1 gene encoding 26S proteasome complex subunit SEM1, with amino-acid sequence MSDKKQTVDLGLLEEDDEFEEFPAENWTGLDEDEDAHVWEDNWDDDNVEDDFSNQLRAELEKHGYKMETS; translated from the exons ATGTCAGACAAGAAACAGACGGTGGATTTGGGGTTGCTAGAGGAGGACGACGAATTTGAAGAATTCCCTGCAGAGA ATTGGACGGGACTGGACGAGGATGAGGATGCTCATGTTTGGGAAGATAACTGGGATGATGACAATGTAGAAGATGATTTTTCAAACCAACTCAG AGCTGAACTTGAGAAACATGGATACAAAATGGAGACCTCATAA